From the Porphyrobacter sp. CACIAM 03H1 genome, the window CCACCCTTTGCCACGCCTCGAGCTTCCGCGTTCCCAGCTGCCTCGGGTGCTCGAGGATCGCCACCCAGTTGGCGCTTCCCGGGCGGAGCGGAATGCCCCGGTTGACCCCGACCATGCGCGGTTCGTCCGAGGGATCAACTTCCGTGAGCTGCCCATCGCTTTCGACCTGCCCTTCGGCATCCGGAGCGCCTTCCGGCCTCGATGGAGGCAGGTCGGCATAGTCGATATCTCCGGATGGAACGGCGGCGGTGTCAGACGCCGGCTCCGGCTCCGGGGCCTGTGCCGGCGCGAGGGCCTCGCAGGCGTCCTGCTGGCCCGAGCGGCAGAGCCGGCCGACCAGATCGCGGGCGCGGGCGGCGTCGGCAGGGAGGAGGTCGCCCGAACCCAGTTCGTCCGCCAGCGTGCGGCAGGCTTCGAGCGATCCGCTGTCGCAGGCGCGCGAGAGGTAGGCGGTCACCACGGCAGAATTCGTGCCGCTCTCGTCCAGCGTCCGCGCGATCAGCATCAGCTCGCCGACGGTCGCGCAGGTCTCCGCCGCCTCCGCGACCGTTGCGGGGCTGTCGCACACCGGGCGCAACAGGGCGAGGGCGCGGGGGCGGTCGGCGAGGGGATCGTAGATGTCGGCAAGCCGCTTGCCGAGCGTGATGCAGGCGGCGCGCTCGCCCTTGCGGCATGCGGTGTCGAGCGTCCGGACCTCCCGCGGATCGGCCCGCGCCGGGGCCGCTCCCAGCACCGCGGCCGCCAGAACCAGACCCGCCAGCGCCGCCACTCGCTTGCCCATCATCTTTCTCCCGCCTGTCCGGCAAATATGCCCTCTTGCAGGATGTTGCGCAATTATCCCTCGGACGGGCCGGTCGCGGTCAGCGAGCCGTCGGTTCGGCCCTGAAGCCGGGCAGGTTCTCCTCCAGCCAGGCCTGTACCAGCGGGTGCCCGATCCGCACGTAGCGGCTTGGCTTGCCGGTGGTGCCGCAGGCCTTGCCCGCGCTCACCACCCCGATCAGGGTCGGAACACCCTTCTGGTCGCCATAGGTGACGAGCGGCCCGCCGCTGTCGCCGTCGCAGGCCTGCTCGCCGTTGGCGCCCGCCGCGCACAGGATCGAATCCCTGCGCAGGTCGCGAAAGGCGGTGAGCTGGGTGCATTCCTCCGCATCGCGCAGCATCAGCCGCGCCGCCTGCAAATAGGTGGGAATGCTGCCGGCGGCGGCCTGCGCGAAGTCGGACCGGTGCCGGTCGACGAACCGGGTGCGCCCGAAGCCGAAGGTGAACACCGGCGCGCCGGCACGGACCGGTCGCTGCGCCAGCGTGCGCCGGTCGAGGTTGATCCGCGCCACGCCGGTGACGAAGTCGCCCCTGGTGCCGCTGCGCGGGTCATATTCCACCAGCGCGATATCGAAGGCGTAGGTCTTGGGGTCGAAGCGCGGATGGCGGATCGCGCGGCGGATCGCGTAACTGTTGCCCTCGTCCTCGAACGGCCGGATCAGACCGAGCCGGACCCGATGGCCGCCGGTGACGATATCGGTGTTCTCGATGTCGACGAGGCAGTGGGCTGCGGTCACGATCCAGCCCGTGCGCACCAGACTACCCCCGCACAGCACCCTGTCCCCGCCCGAGACCTTGGTCCGCCCGATCTGCTCCGGCCGCCACAGCAGCGCCTGCCACGGCGCCTGCTCGAGCCGGGGTACCGCAAAGCCGCCGATCACCCGCGCGATACTGATGCACAGCGTATCGCTGTAGGTCACGCCCTCGAAGATCGCTGTGTTGGTCTGGCAGCGCTGCGCTGCGAATTCGGCGTCCTGCCGTTCGCGCTCCTCGCGCTCGATCCGTTCCTCTTCGGCGATCTCCTCGGGTGTCCGGATCGGCGGATCGTAGCCCTGCGCCAGCGGCGCGGGCGCGGCCGGATGGCTGAAGCGCACCAGGGCGTCGCAGGCCTTCGCCCGCCCGGCGTCGCATTGCACCAGATAGAGCTCTTCCGCCCGCGCCTGATCGAACAGCACCCTCGGGCCCTCCGCGAGCTCGTCGGCAAGGGTTTCGCAGGCCTCGCGCTCTCCCGCCTCGCAGCCGCGTGCGAGCAGGGCGACGGCGCGCCTCGCCTTCACATCTCTGTCGGCATCGCTGCTGCGGTTGAGCGTGTATTCGCCCGCTGGCTTGCACGCCGCGAAAGCCCCCGCCTCGCAGGCTGCGGAAAGTACCGCGATGGCGCGGTCGGGATCGAACAGCACGCTGTTCCAGCGGTAGAGCATCAGGCCGAGTTCGGTGCAGGACGCCAGCGTCCCGCCATCGCATTCCGGCGCAAGCAGCGGTTCGCGGGCAAGGTCGGCGGCTTGGCTGCAAGCTGGCAGATCCCCGCCCGCGCAGGCGCGCGCGAACAGGGCGGTGGCGGCTGCCCGTTCGTCCGGCCCCCGCGCAAAGGCCGCCTTCGCCAGAACGATGCAGGTCGAGGTGTCGCCGGCGGTGCAGGCCAGATCGCGATAGGCCAAGGTGCGCGGCCCCTCGCCATTTTCCGTCGCTTCCCAGTATTGCAGCGCATCGGCGCAGGCCTCGCGTCCGCCCGCGCGGCACTGCCGGTCGATGAGGGCGAGGCCCTCGGCAAGGCGGCGTCTGGTACGCGGCTCGGCCAGCAGCATGGCGGCCAAGGTCCGGCACGCCTCGGCGGTACCTTGCGATGTCCGGCAATCGGCCCGCAGGCCGGCCTCGACCTCGCGCGGATCGGGCGGCGTGAGAGTGCAGTCGGCGGGGACCCCGAGACGGCAGGCCCGTGCCGTCAGCCATTCGGCCTCGACCTCGTCCTGCGGGGTGCCGCGGTGCAGCAGCAAGGCGGCGAGCTGCGCGCAGCCCGCGCCATCGGCGGCGTTGCAGGCCCGTCGGTAGAGCAGCTCCGCGACCGGTCGGATCTGGGGGCGGCCCTCGCCGCGCTGGAAGGCATCCCCGAGTGCGACGCAGCCGGCGGCACTCCCCTCGTTGCAGGCCGCCGCGGCCGCGTCGGCGGCGGCCGCCTCGCGGGCGGCGACCTCGGGGAGCGGGTCCTGAGGAGCACGGTAGTGGTGGTTGACACCCCGCGGGTAGGCGATGGCGGCAGGCGCTTCGTCGGTTGTCGCCGCGCGCGCGCCCGACGCCAGCGCGAACACGGCCATCACCAGCATGGCCATGCGCAATGCCGCCCTGCTCCCGGCCATCCCCCTGTCTCCCCAATGCCTTGCGCGATGATGCCTGCTTCGCGGGACATCGTCAAACCTGCGCGCGCGGGGGTCGCTTCGCGGTTGCAAGCGGACGGGGTGAGCGATTAAGCACGATGCCACGCCCCGCGTCGGCGCGCGGGCAGGGGGGAGACGACGTGCCGATGCCAGCCAGCCTGCCTGCCCCCGTCCGCGACAGCTGGCAGCCGCACCTTTCGCTCGGGATCACCGGGCACCGCGCCTCCAATCCCTCCTTCTCGGCCCACGCTTCCGCCATCGCCGCCGCGCTCGAGGCGCTGTTCGCGCGGATCGACACGATCTGTGCCGGGCTGCCGGGGACGCGCGGGGCGGTGCGGCTCCATTCGTTGCTGGTTGACGGCACCGATCAGGTCGCCGCCGAGATCGCGCTCGCCCGCGGGTGGGAACTGGCTGTGCCCATGCCCTTCGGCGCGGCGCTCAACTGCGCGATCAACGCCCATCCCCTGACGCTCACCGATGTCGACGCCGTGCTGGCAGGCCGGCCCGCAGCCGATCCTGCGGTCGAGGCCAAAGCCGCCGCGATCCGCGCCATCACCGCCCGGGCGAGCCTGTTCGAACTCGCCGACCGCGATGCCGAGGTCGAGGCGCTGTGGCGCGCAAGCCTCGCCGCGCCCGACGACCGCGCCGCCGCGCGCGCCTTCGAGGCGCTCTCGTCCGACAACGTCGCGCTCGCCGGGCGGGTGATGATCGAGCGCACCGATCTCGTTATCGCGGTGTGGGACGGAAAGGTCGCGAACCTGCCCGGCGGCACCGGACACACCGTCACCGCCGCGCTGGCGATGGGCGCGCCGGTGCTGCTGATCGACCCGACGACGCCCGAATCCTGCCGCATCCTCGGGCGGCCCGAGGAACTGCGCCAGCCTGCCCCCGCCGAACCCGATTTCGCCCGGCTCGAGGCGATCATCCGCGCCGCAGTGGTGGTCGAGGGCTGGAGCCCGACGCTGCTCGCCGCCGAGCAGTGGCGCCCGCGCTCGAGCAAGGCCTTCGGCCTCTATCGCCGGATCGAGGCGGTCTTCGGCGGCGGCGGGGCGGGGGCCTTCGGGTCGCTACGGGTGGATTACGAGGCGCCCGGCGCGATCGTCGGCGGCAGCGGGGCCGGGGTGGTGGCCGCGGCCGAGGCGATGCCCGGCGGCGATCCGCGCGTGGCGCGCGAGCTGGCGGCAGACATCCTGCCGCTGTTCGCCTGGGCCGACGGCGTGGCGAGCCGGCTCGCCGATGCCTACCGGTCGGGCATGTGCGTCAACTTCGTGCTCGCCGCGCTGGCGGTGATCATCGGCATCGCCTTCCTCCCGCTGGGGCTTGCGGAATACAAGTGGATCTTCGCCGGGATCGAGCTGCTGCTGCTCGGCGGGATTCTGGTGCTGACCGCGGCCGGATCGCGGCTCGGCTGGCACCGGCGCTGGTTCGCGATGCGGCGCGTGGCCGAATATCTGCGCCATGCGCCGGCACTTCTGCTGCTCGGCGTAGCGCGGCCGACCGGGCGCTGGCCGAGAAGCGGAGGACAGGGCGGCGGCGGGGCGGAATGGCCCGAACACTTCGCCCGCCACGCGCTGCGCGATGTCGGCCTGCCTGCGGTCGCCGCCACGCGCGATTACCTGCGCGCAGGGCTGGCGGGCACGGTATTGCCCCATGTCAGCGCCCAGCGCGCCTATCACACCGCCAAGGCGCACCGGCTGGAGACGGTCCACAGCCGGCTCGACCGGGTGGCGGCGACCTGCTTCAAGCTCGCGGTGGTCTCGGTGCTGGCCTATCTCCTGCTGAAGGGCGCGGGGCTGGCGGGAATGGCGCCCAAGGACCTCGCGGCCGATCTCTCGCCGCTCTTCACCTTCTTCGGCGTCGCCTTCCCGACGCTCGGCGCGAACCTTTCAGGGATCCGCTATTTCGGAGATTTCGAACGCTTCGGTGCGATCTCGCGGGTCGCGGCGGAAAAGCTGCGCGAGATCGAGGAGCGCATCGGCCTGCTGCTCTCGGGCGCGCCGGACGCCCTCACCTACCACGCCGCCGCCGACCTGATCCACGCGCTCGACGAAGCGGTGGTCGAGGAGATCGCGAGCTGGCAGTCGGTGTTCGGCGCCAAGCACCTCGCCCTTCCTGCCTAAATCCGCCGGCCTAGGCTTTCATCCCCCGCCGCCGCGCCGTCTGCGCGCGCATCACCTTGTCGAACAGAGCGCGCCGCGCCGGGCCGCCGATCGCCACGGCGAAATCGCCGAAGGCGCGGCGGTCGGGCCACAGCGGGTCGTCGGGCGCGTCGGGGACGGTGCAGGTGTCGAACAGCGTCAGCCCCGCCGCCGCCGCCAACCCGGCGACCCGACGCATCAGCAGGCGGCCGGGCGCAAAGCTGCGGAACCGCTCGTCGAAGGCCATCTTGAAGCCGTAGCCGCGGCCGCGCTGGACGAGCCAGCTGGTCATCGCCACGATCGTCTCGCCCGTCGTGAGGCTGGCGAGCCGCACTGCCCCGCGGCGATGGCCTTCGCGGATCACCTCGCGGAACAGCCCCGCGGTGGCGGCATGGCAGCCGAGCGCGCTCGCCGCACGCCCCTTCCACCCGGCCCGTTCGAGCGCGAGGAAGGCCCCCAGCCACGGCTCGCAGTCCTCCGCGTGATCGTGCAGCACCAGCCGCACCTCGCCGTGGGCTTCGGCAAGCTTGCGCTCGAGGCCGTCGAGCCGCTTGTCGAGCTTCTTCGCCGCCCGCGGGTCGCCCGCGCTTGCCCCCAGTCGCGCGGGTCGGGTGAAGCTGCGGCACTGGTGGAGTGCGCGGCCGTGCTCGGCGCACAGGCTCGCCAGCGCGAGGGTGGCGGGATCGTCGAGCGGGAGGGTGTCGGCATAGAGGCCGAGCGCCACCCCGGGATGGCGGTCGAGATGGCCGAGCAGGGCCTCCCAGAACACCTTCTCGGCCCCCGGGCGCACCAGCGGCGTGCCGATGAACTGGTTGGCGCTGTGCCAGCTCTGGCGGCTCGGCAACGGCCAGCGCCCGATCACCGGATCAAGCGTCAGCGGCATCGCGCCGAGCCAGCCGCCAGCCGCGTCCTCGACCACCGCGAGGCGCAGCGAGCGTTCGCGCCCGCAATGGCGCAGCGCGGGTTCCATGAACCAGTCGGCGGCAAAGACGTTGCCGGCCGCCGCGCAGGTGGCGAGCTCGGCCCAGCGCCGCCGGTCGGGCAGCAGCAGATTTCCCGGGCGGTGGAAGGCGACCCGCGCCGGCGCCACCCCGCGCGGGTGGGCCAGCGGGCGCGGGCGCGGTGCGATCTCCAGCGCGCTGTCGTCGAGCGGTTTCACAGCAGGCCGATCCTCTGCCCCACGCGCCGCGCCGCCGCCCGCAGCCAGGGCGCGTGCGCGGCGGAATGTGCGGCGGGGTCGTAGGCGGGCAGGCCCACGCGGCGCATCACCGGGTTGAGCCAGAGCGCATCGGCCACCGCACGGCTGCGGCGGCATTGCCAGGTCACCGACAGCGACACCGACATCGCATCGCCGGCGTGCACCCAGTGCGGCGCGCAATAGGGCACGAACAGCGCATCCCCCGGCGCGAGCCGGTGCTCGGTCCCGGCCGCCGCATAGTCGGGACTCCAGGAAAGCATGTTCTCTCCCGCCACGTGATAGGCCTCGCGCCGCGCCAGATCGATATAGGGCGGCGCAGGTGGATAGGTGGCGAAGACCTTGTCCCCGGCGATCTGGAACAGGATGTTGTATTCGGCATCGAAGTGGAACGGCGTGTGGGTGCCGGGGGCGGAGATGAACACGAAGCCCTTGATGTCGCACACGGGCCCGGTGGCAGGGCCGATCGCCGGGGCAAGCTCGGCCAGCAGTCGCTCGAACAGGGCGCGGTAGGCAGGCAATTGCTCGATATAACGTAGCATGATCCAGGCGTCGTTCACGCATCCGGCGGCGATCGCGTCGGCGGGGTGGGTGTCGGCCTCGATCATGCGGAAGGCCTCGCCGTTGCCGGCATCGTGCATGCGCCGCTCGACCTGTTCGCGGGGCAGGGCGCGCGCGGCCTCGGCCAGCGCGGGCAGACCGAGCAGCGGCTCGGCGGCGAGGTTGTGGCGCAACAGGCCCGGCGCGCGCGGATAGTGCTGCGCCAGCCGGGGCACCGATTGGGGGTCGATCAGCGACATATCTGCGGCCCTTTGAAGGTATCTCTGCTCGATTTTCAGGGACTTATCGCAGCAGCGGTGAAAGGCCGGTTAACGCTGTTCCGGCGTGCGGGGGCGGGGCGGAACCGCTGGCGGCCACAAAGCAAAAGGGCCCCCGGTGTCGCCACCGGAGGCCCTT encodes:
- a CDS encoding S1 family serine peptidase — protein: MMGKRVAALAGLVLAAAVLGAAPARADPREVRTLDTACRKGERAACITLGKRLADIYDPLADRPRALALLRPVCDSPATVAEAAETCATVGELMLIARTLDESGTNSAVVTAYLSRACDSGSLEACRTLADELGSGDLLPADAARARDLVGRLCRSGQQDACEALAPAQAPEPEPASDTAAVPSGDIDYADLPPSRPEGAPDAEGQVESDGQLTEVDPSDEPRMVGVNRGIPLRPGSANWVAILEHPRQLGTRKLEAWQRVACGGSLIAPGWVLTAAHCLDHKDSGRVTPTSGHAIRLGAHNPFNEQEGISYPIREVIGHNSFTPATYAFDIALIRFDETRPIARGKVFGERPFRPVAVDARPPASRPISGRLNVDVLGWGRTSPDDPRPADGLRRGDVTLMSEASCTNATHFRDIRKGSVLCAAAGSGQHNCKGDSGGPLVLEDAQRRRVLIGVISMADACGDGANPSRFVRLTHRTVWAWLQEKLPKDAWRRMTLVTD
- a CDS encoding trypsin-like serine protease, with amino-acid sequence MAGSRAALRMAMLVMAVFALASGARAATTDEAPAAIAYPRGVNHHYRAPQDPLPEVAAREAAAADAAAAACNEGSAAGCVALGDAFQRGEGRPQIRPVAELLYRRACNAADGAGCAQLAALLLHRGTPQDEVEAEWLTARACRLGVPADCTLTPPDPREVEAGLRADCRTSQGTAEACRTLAAMLLAEPRTRRRLAEGLALIDRQCRAGGREACADALQYWEATENGEGPRTLAYRDLACTAGDTSTCIVLAKAAFARGPDERAAATALFARACAGGDLPACSQAADLAREPLLAPECDGGTLASCTELGLMLYRWNSVLFDPDRAIAVLSAACEAGAFAACKPAGEYTLNRSSDADRDVKARRAVALLARGCEAGEREACETLADELAEGPRVLFDQARAEELYLVQCDAGRAKACDALVRFSHPAAPAPLAQGYDPPIRTPEEIAEEERIEREERERQDAEFAAQRCQTNTAIFEGVTYSDTLCISIARVIGGFAVPRLEQAPWQALLWRPEQIGRTKVSGGDRVLCGGSLVRTGWIVTAAHCLVDIENTDIVTGGHRVRLGLIRPFEDEGNSYAIRRAIRHPRFDPKTYAFDIALVEYDPRSGTRGDFVTGVARINLDRRTLAQRPVRAGAPVFTFGFGRTRFVDRHRSDFAQAAAGSIPTYLQAARLMLRDAEECTQLTAFRDLRRDSILCAAGANGEQACDGDSGGPLVTYGDQKGVPTLIGVVSAGKACGTTGKPSRYVRIGHPLVQAWLEENLPGFRAEPTAR
- a CDS encoding GNAT family N-acetyltransferase yields the protein MKPLDDSALEIAPRPRPLAHPRGVAPARVAFHRPGNLLLPDRRRWAELATCAAAGNVFAADWFMEPALRHCGRERSLRLAVVEDAAGGWLGAMPLTLDPVIGRWPLPSRQSWHSANQFIGTPLVRPGAEKVFWEALLGHLDRHPGVALGLYADTLPLDDPATLALASLCAEHGRALHQCRSFTRPARLGASAGDPRAAKKLDKRLDGLERKLAEAHGEVRLVLHDHAEDCEPWLGAFLALERAGWKGRAASALGCHAATAGLFREVIREGHRRGAVRLASLTTGETIVAMTSWLVQRGRGYGFKMAFDERFRSFAPGRLLMRRVAGLAAAAGLTLFDTCTVPDAPDDPLWPDRRAFGDFAVAIGGPARRALFDKVMRAQTARRRGMKA
- a CDS encoding transcription factor jumonji, JmjC is translated as MSLIDPQSVPRLAQHYPRAPGLLRHNLAAEPLLGLPALAEAARALPREQVERRMHDAGNGEAFRMIEADTHPADAIAAGCVNDAWIMLRYIEQLPAYRALFERLLAELAPAIGPATGPVCDIKGFVFISAPGTHTPFHFDAEYNILFQIAGDKVFATYPPAPPYIDLARREAYHVAGENMLSWSPDYAAAGTEHRLAPGDALFVPYCAPHWVHAGDAMSVSLSVTWQCRRSRAVADALWLNPVMRRVGLPAYDPAAHSAAHAPWLRAAARRVGQRIGLL